tattttggTCGCACACTATACATTTTTCCATTtgatacatatttatagaataaaataaattaatatattatacgtTTTACTATTTTGTAAATCTTATATTTGATTGTGAATAATACTTTTATATGTAcctattttgataaataatcataattagaaaagaatatattaagTTTTAGTGCATTATTAATACTAcaattatatgatatagttttaaaattatttagaaaaattactatttataaatgttattttttattgttattatttaacgTAATTACCAAATTTGTTGTGTAAAAGAGGGCTTGCTTTATAACGTAAGAATTTGTTAAAATGAAAGAAGgtaataaatttgtatgATGAccttcaatattttttatagataGAAAAGaacttaattttataatttatggaAAATTACACATTATGTAGTTTGGGAAtgtattcatatatttcatttttttcatacttTTTGAAAAGTTTGAAATCTAGTTATAAAAcgatataacaaaaaaaaatatggtaCTAGTAatctttataataaaatttggtTTCAATAATAATCAAGTATTTtgcattaataaaaaaataattgtatcACAAAAAGTATGATAGAGAAATGCCATGATAATGTATTTTGCTGATAGTTTTTTTGTgaagaatataaacaaatattataatattaaatttataagcTCAATTATATAGGAGACGTATAACCTAATTAATTGCATATATTCGGTTTTTCGATCttttgattttataaaattatgctttaaaattttataataatttgagtcaaaaaatgtttaacaaaaaatggatgTTTGTTCATTATGATGCAccaatatgtaaaaaagcacattcatttatatttaagcttgatataaattattaatatgttttatgaATACCTCTAATTAATTGTAATGaattgaatatattatgagtACTATATTTTCGTTTTATGTACTTTGTGCAGCAATAAAAActaagtatttttttatggagCTCTCATATATTAGTAATAAAtagattttattttttttttctatatgataatttttttttaaagtatttttgaaaaatattaaaaaaatataaattaattttaatgctcataattattataaccATACACTtgtaaattaatttaaaataatataattaattaataattaattaataattaattatctaattatttttttagtttattctattacataaaatatatttcttgaaaatatattaatcaaaaaatgaagaaagaAACAAAGGTAGATAATGGTGTCATAGTACCACCCACGAAACATTCCCAAAATTGGGGCaagaaattaaatttgATTTCTTGTACAAAAGTATTTGCGCTGATCGTGTTGTTTATGATATGCCAAAATGGTGACAGtgtatgaaaaaaacaataaataaaataatagtgaaatatgtgaatatattttgtttacatGCTTCCCTTTTTGtgttatatgcatatgtttGATGATACATAATTTTAGTTATAAGAAAATtcgctatttttattttcagcATTACTATATGCTTTAGTTAAAACTTTATTGTCATTTATTTACttgtatttttactttttagAGCACCCAAAGTACATCCTCATACCAAGAATACCAACATAATGGTTTGGTTTTAGGAAAAAGCAGAATATTATCAGAATTGGATAAAACTGAAACTCATGCTACAGATTATAAAACACAAAGCAATGAAGATTCTTCGGTTGAGGATCCCAATAGTCCAACGATCATAACTGAGTTAGCCTCGGACAgttcaaaattaaaaactgATGAAGAAAGCGAAAATGAAGACacagataaaaaaaaagatgataaTGATTCAACATCCATTGGAGAAACATCGTCAGCTGGCGAAACAACATCAGCTGAAGAAAAACTTTATACTGATATTATAGATTCCATTCTAAGTTCAGTAGTCAttgatggaaaaaaaatttttgaagaaaaaaaagaatctgatggaaaaaatatttttgaaaaaaaaccatatgatggaaaaaaactttttgaagaaaaaaaaccatctgacgaaaaaaaaacacctggcgaaaaaaaatcttctaacgaaaaaaaaacacctggcgaaaaaaaatcttctaacgaaaaaaaatcttCTAGCGAACAAAAAACTTCTAGCGAACAAAAACCTTCTAGCGAGCAAAAACCTTCTAGCGAGCAAAAACCTTATGATCAGAAATCATTCGCCGACGATCTTGATAGTATAGTAAATGGTATCAAATCATGTTATCAAGAGGTCGCCAATAAAGTAAAATCACCTGAATTCCAAAGCGCATGTAAAGAATATGTGAATACTGCGAAAGAATTATTTGACGAACACAAAAGCTCTGCTTTAAACTTTGTAAGTAGTAGTATGCAAAATTTGGGTATTAATCAAATATTTGACGATGAGAACTTTGGTGGCTTTGCGACCCTTGGAAAATTAGCGGTGTCAAAAGTCATGGTTGATAATTTGTTCATTCCTGAttacttaaaaaatcaatCGCCAATAATTTTAACTGTAGTCTATTTcctaattttgtttatgaCCTTTGGAACTATTTATGATATCCTTCCAAATAATAGAAGAAGAGTAAATTCGAATGCACCTCAAACGAATTATAAACCGCAACCTCTCtgattaaattaattataaaaatgtatatgtatgtgAATTTGTACGCTTAAaaaccatttttatttatatatatgcaaagtATAACTACATATTGATCATAgataaatgttttattgtGATATTAATTGTGAGCATAGTATTTTTGAAACATTTCGTAAAAATAACTAATAAGAAATAGTGTTTTA
This region of Plasmodium chabaudi chabaudi strain AS genome assembly, chromosome: 13 genomic DNA includes:
- a CDS encoding exported protein IBIS1, putative; the protein is MKKETKVDNGVIVPPTKHSQNWGKKLNLISCTKVFALIVLFMICQNGDSSTQSTSSYQEYQHNGLVLGKSRILSELDKTETHATDYKTQSNEDSSVEDPNSPTIITELASDSSKLKTDEESENEDTDKKKDDNDSTSIGETSSAGETTSAEEKLYTDIIDSILSSVVIDGKKIFEEKKESDGKNIFEKKPYDGKKLFEEKKPSDEKKTPGEKKSSNEKKTPGEKKSSNEKKSSSEQKTSSEQKPSSEQKPSSEQKPYDQKSFADDLDSIVNGIKSCYQEVANKVKSPEFQSACKEYVNTAKELFDEHKSSALNFVSSSMQNLGINQIFDDENFGGFATLGKLAVSKVMVDNLFIPDYLKNQSPIILTVVYFLILFMTFGTIYDILPNNRRRVNSNAPQTNYKPQPL